A stretch of DNA from Ranitomeya variabilis isolate aRanVar5 chromosome 1, aRanVar5.hap1, whole genome shotgun sequence:
ATAATCAAATGTGAGTGAGATACACCTGAAGCCTCTTGATCTTTCCATacgagataagccactgccagtgGCTTCTCCCCTTCTCTCTGATATACCACCAGTCGGGCATGATGAGCCAAGCATGACATTTTTGAAAATGAATTGTTGGCTGAAAGTAATCAGTCATTTTTTTCAACTTTCAATACAATGGTTAAATTCATTGTAGGCATTATGGAGGTGAAGAGAGAACAAGACGACTTACCAATTCTTGCACACTTCCAAAAAATGCCAAGTACTCTGCAATAAAAGGAAAAACATCTAAAGTTTCTATCAAAATGTGTTACTAAGCTATTTATTTTATACCCTAAAAAGGTTTTCTTATTTCACAAAATACATTTATCATCTAGCAAGATATGTAGTACGTGTCTGATGAAACGGATGAAAAGAAGAGAGGTTCTGCTTCCCCGGTTTTGCCCAGTGAGGTCGGGAATGAGTGGTATGGTGTAGTCATGTATGACTGCTGCTGCACCGTGTATGTCCTTGGACTGACCATACTACTCGGCTATCTTGGATAGTCGCGTGGAAACTGACTGAAATGGTAGCACTTATGTGCGACCATTCTGATTCCCTCAATCCCGACCACCAGGGAAGAGATCAGACCCCAGTTCTAGTGATCAATAGAGGTCTCAGAGGTGGGCATACCGGTCAtcccctgtggataggtgatatgtGGTTTTCCCAAGAAAGACATTTAACTGTGTTCACTTATTTATTGAGCAGTAGCACACAATAGCTTGAAATGTAAAATAATGAAAAATGCTTTCTAGCTACAAGCATCGGTTCAAGGTGTAAAAATGGAAGTTAGTAAGAAATGTATGCATGATTATCTATATAtgtaaagaaacaaaaacaaacaaagctCCCGAGATACAATATACATGCAGGAGGCTGTGAAGTGTAATCAGAGTCGGCCTCCACATAAAGAGCGGTTAGTAAAATTCACTACATAGAGAAAGGTTACGTACCCAGTTTTGTTTTTATCAAGGAGATTGGGAACCATGGCTCGGAGGTACGCACATGTGCATATTAGCAGAAGGATCACCGTCAACAGGCTTTGGAAGTTAAAAATGGCAGACTGAGGGATAAACATAAAATATTAGAATAACTTATAAATTACtaaatctacagggtgggccattgatATACAGTTGTCAGACATTGAAAGTGGCACTTAAATAGTTAAACTGCGGCGATTGGAGCAAGCTGTTACAGACAGATGCCGACTTTTCAACACAGCCGGCATCCTGGTATGAGGCAAGCTCTGATCCTGAGCCAGCTTCATACTTTCCTTAGCGACCTGTGATGAAAATGTATGTCATAGGGCATTAAGGAGTTAAACCTCTATTTGGTGCAAAACATTGGTAGGTTATGGAATTCTAAAATAGCTAAACCAAGTGTGACGAGAACCTTCACAAGTGCCTATTGTTTCAAATAATTTTTCAAAATAAGCTGTTATGTGTATATGAGGaataaaatgatttttagccattAAATGCCTTGTATCCCGTTGTCTTCCTCTCTGCCACCCTCTCTTTCCAATCTTCAGTTCTCTCTGAACTAGTGGGTAGAGTCTaggtgctatgatgtctcccataaatGACACAGAGTGATGGATTCCTGATTTTCTCTCTCTGTAGAACACAAACAGAAGCCGCAGCAGGACAGAGATTATACACCAGTACTGATCTTTGTGGCTGTGAATCCGACACTAGAGTAAAATAACACTGTGTGAGAGCTGCATCACTATCTGCCTGGTCTCTCACTGTCCCGAGAGCTCCTCCTTGCCTCTCCATAGAGTTTAACAGCAGCTGTAACCTGATACCTGTGTGAGCTAGCAGTAGGTCACTGACCAagacatatttaaagggaacctgtcaccccgttttttccgtatgagataaaaatactgttaaatagggcctgagctgtgcattacaatagtgtattttgtggaccccaattccccacctatgctgccgaaatacgttaccaaagtagccgttttcgcctgtcaatcaggctggtctggtcagatgggcgtggtgtcttcccccagatcttgcttagttttccgttggtggcgtagtggtttgcgcatgcccaagtccagaatccactgcacaggggagggaaaagagtgcgatctgcgctattcccctggtgatcggtgggggcggccatcttcctgtggccgcgcgtgcacagatcgagcgctctgctgcccggggcttcaggaaaatggccgcgggatgccgcgcgtgcgcagatggagatcgcggcggccattttcctgaagcagagatgcgaactaagcaagatctgggggaagacaccacgcccatctgaccagaccagcctgattgacaggcgaaaacggctactttggtaacgcatttcggcagcataggtggggaatcggggcccataaaatacactattgtaatgcacagctcaggccctatttaacagtatttttatctcatacggaaaaaacggggtgacaggtgccctttaagctgGGTTTTTTTCTATAGTGAATAAGGAGTTCAAAAGGCAAAATGAAAACGacgaaaaaagcagatttctctgataagatatattacaaagttttgtaggtcttttttattaaataaaaatacttCACGTGACAACTGCGATACATtacaaaataaaacacaacagaacaaaacaaaaGAACAAAACTCAAATCAGACGACAAAAAAACGACACAaatcacaaagaaaaaaccagaaatggaaacaaaatggagaaagttcatgacctacaaatcagggacaggaaagaaaaattcaaataaaataaagaaaaaaacaaactaaaaggcaaaaaacaaaaatacccataagtacatgaatacccccgtaaaataataaatagtataaaatcatgtaagaaagacccccggcccagcttcattcacattactatatacaacccccaactacattcacactgtcctatatacaatattatatacaatataaacaCATTACACTAAATCGAATAATATAGGACCCCGCAAACAGAACAAGACcctactgccttaccttacagccacccccttacaccatcatattcaccctacaacaaacctaaacaCAATACAGTATACACCATTAAcacattataaatatatatatatatatatattccagtgAACTATGGACAGTAACCATTTAATCCCCACACAAACCAATGCTGCCCTTAATTAGAAGTTTCATTTAGAAATACTGGCCAGAGGAACGTCCTACTTTGAACATCTGGATTTCATTGCTGCATCGACCTCTGAAGGATATTGTAGGCCTGCTAGAATCCAGGCTGTAGAGATTACTATGAGGTTGTATGAATTACAATGAAATTAGTGTAAAAAGGCGACCAAATGCCAACTAACTGGCATAGCACAAATAATTTACTGGGTGTCCTCCTGTGAAGCACCCGTGAGGTCAAAGATATAGAAATACAAGATGGGGCACGTTCATCCCCCGGCAGGCTGTATGCCATTGTGCTTCACGAAGAATACCTTGCAATTCCTGGTTAGAGTGAAAGACTCAAGGGGACGAGGATCGCTTTCATTTTGACTTTGTTTGACCTCACATATACTGCACTGGAAACTAGAAATTGAATTTAACCATTTGATATGCTCTAAAGACAAAACATTAGCATTGCCTCAGCCACCAGTTGGAAAGCTGTCAAGGCAATGGATACCAGAGCCTGGCTATCAGAACCATCTCTCCTGGGCCTAACCTTGTGTCTTATCTGATGAAGGGGAAATAGACTTCTGGCTCCTATCTTCATGTCCTAATGTATCTTTCAACACAAAGAAGCATAGGAATGTGCATGCTATGGAGGTCATCAATACTTACACCTCTGCATGTTTCATTCAAGTATTAttgtattggatttttttttttttttgcacaaatccacATAGAAAATAAGTAAGATAAAGCACCAGCTATGTTGATGATATTCTAGAAATtctaaaaatacaaatattttcAGAATGGAAACGGACATGAGATGCAAGTTTTTAATTTCACGATATGTGACTCAATGCACATTTTACCCATGGTGAATTCTGCAACAAAATCTACAGCTTATAACTTGCGTAGTTTTGCCTTTGTGCCAAAATCTACAGTAGACATGCAGTGAAAAGATACAAATTGTGCGTGGATTTGTGTCCTGGAATGTCCTAGGACTTTATCTGTACCGACACCGTTTTCTATTTAAAatatgaaaaacttcaaaatcccttCAAGGGGTTCTCCAGTCATACGCTGCTGAGCACCTATCCTTGGGGTGCAGTCAGACAGACGTATAAATCGCAAACCCCTATTTACCAAAAATAGAATATTTTccaaggtaaaaaaaaatgaagtACAAAAATGAATATTAAAATTTATTTAGCAATAGTACATAAAAATGCTTAGGTCCTTTAGAAATGACATTCACAAAGTACTCTACTAAAATCTGAAGCCCaaaagtgctccttctcttctgaaccctgccgtgtgcccaaacaggcacATTTAGGATATGGCCGTACTTGGGAGACACAGCGTAACAAATTATAGGGTCCTTTTTTTCTTATTAGCTGTTGTAAAGATTAAAACATTTTAATTTCAATCTACTCATTATTGTAACCAATATTTAATTTTCACTCATCCCCATTGTAAGAAtcagtttctgctgttttggcacttcTGGTATAATCTATTGCAGTGTGACAAGCTGGGGGCACAAAGGTACAGTGTGACCACATGTGGGTTATTTCTGTTTTCAGGAAGAATTAGCCAACTTGGTCCATTTTTTTACTGCAACCCTTTGTAAAATGTAAAACTAGGGGAAAAAGCAGcattttaataatttttatttattttcgcgTTTCAATTTTATAAACTTTGATGAAGCACAGGTGAGTCCAAAGTGGATGAACTCCATTACGGGTGTAATTTCCATAATGGAAGGACGCTGTGCTGCATCGTAAGATGAGGATCGCTGACGACAGAACATCTATGCGTGTGTGCCGAAATGTGCTCGCTGTGCACAAGCAGAACGGACATCAGTGACATTTGCTGATGTCGAAGTGAGCAGTGCAGACAACTCTTATGCTTCTAGAACAGACCAACCCCAAAAATATGGCATAGTATCAAATATAAACAAGTATGGGTCAATAGAATACGCTCCAGGTTATGGATCCTTAACACAACTGCACCCATGTTGGTTTGATGATAATTAAAATaagcaattaccgtattttccggcgtataagacgactttttaacccccgaaaatcttcttaaaagtcgggggtcgtcttatacgccgggaatcgacttgtacgccggtgtatatggtgggtggggagggggagtgatcctgatgacgagggggcgtctcacaggaaagtgagtaatccccattaccttatcctagcggtgcagcgtgggggtgtcagtgctgggagcggcggcagctgctgtgttctggtgcggcggctcctcttctgtgtggggcctctgtgctgtgaggtggcggcggcagcggcgtatctttatccagttggggctcctccggcatctccttagccctggaggccccgccgcaactccatcggtgcaatgtggtggcctccgggaaaatggccgctgctcagattcagatctcgtgtcccgagatttcgggacgagatctgaatctgagcagcggccattttcccggaggccaccgcatcgcacctattgagctgcctccgggaaaatggccgctgcattgcactcatggagttgcggcggggcctccagggctaaagagatgccggaggagccccaactggataaagatatgccgccgccaccgccaccgcacagcacagaggccccacacagaagaggagccgccgcaccagagcacagcagccgccgcaccagagcacagcagccgccgcaccagagcacagcagccgccgcaccagagcacagcagccgccgccgccactcccagcactgagacccccacgctgcaccgctacgataaggtaatgagggatactcactttcctgtgagacgccccctcgtcatcaggatcactccccccccccccccccaaaaggcacatattcaccggccctataagacgacatagggtgtataagaagacccccgacttttaagaagattttatattttaactggtaaagttggggggtcgtcttatacgcccagtcgtcttatacgccggaaaatacggtaccttctcttaggccatgtgcacacgttcaggatttcttgcagaaatttcctgaaaaaaaccggaaattttctgcaagaaatccgcattttttttgtgtgttttttttccgttttttttagcattctgcaagcgtaattagcttgcagaatgctaaagttttccaagcgatctgtagcatcgcttggaaaactgactgacaggttggtcacacttgtcaaacatactgtttgacaagtgtgaccaactttttactatagatgcagcttatgcagcatctatagtaaaagatagaatgtttaaaaataataaaaaaaataaaaaactgcttatactcacccagacatctcctcagcggcgtccgttcctcttcctatagctgctgtgcgcgcaggaccttccatgacgtcgcggtcatgtgagcggtcacgtgagcggtcacatgaccgctcacgaccaatcacaagacagtgacgtcatcggcaggtccttcaccgcacaccagctacagaaaccgaagcggcagcatgcagcagtgaggcgggaagacatcgaaggtgagtatatgactattttttattttaattctttttttttgaccaattatatggtgcccagtccgtggaggagagtctcctctcctccaccctgggtaccaaccgcatataatctgcttacttcccgcatggtgtgcacagccccgtgcgggaagtaagcagatcaatggactcctaggtgtgcggaatccccgcaattccgcatttttaatgaacatgttgcttttttttcccgcaatgcgattttttcgcggaaaaaatcgcaacatttgcacaaaaaatgcggaatacactgtaaataataggaggcatatgtaagcgtttttttcgcgtttttatcacgtttttatagcgaaaaaaacgcgaaaaaaacgctaaaaatcctgaacgtgtgcacatggcctaatgctaAATTTATCAATTTCCCATATATCGGTACACACATTATCTTTCTTAAGAAAGCTTTCGAGAGTCTCCTAGCCGACTGTCACTCTCACTCTAACTGTTTTGCTCATCTCACAAAATCTTCTACCACTTAAAATCTGAAAGCCTCTGTCCAGGAAGTATCTCCACTCTTATCATGGGAAGGTCAGCAGGAGACAACAGTCGTAGGTGTTTGCAGAGGAGACGGCTTTTTAATGGTTCAAAGCATCTTTAAAACTGGGGATAAATTTTATATACATGTAGAAAACCTACCTAACTACAAAGTTTTTACTATTTTAATATAGTTTTATAACAAATATTGTTTGTAGTAGCGTCATGGAATATCTGTCCCGATGTTTTTCATTGCACTTGCTTGTGTCCATCTTCCTTCCCTCTGTAAGTTTGCACAATAAAGTTACAAGCTAGACATAATGAGTTcagcgctagtgatgagcgagtatattcgttactcgagatttcccgagcacgctcgggtgtccgagtattttttagtattcagagatttcgtttttattgccgcagctgaatgatttacatctgttagccagcttgattacatgtggggattccctagcaaccaggcgacccccacatgtacttatgctggccatTAGCTGTAAATCATATAGCTGCgtgaacaaaaactaaatcttcgagcacttacaaatactcggcgatcccccgagcgtgctcgggaaatctcgaacaatgagtatacttgctcatcactaatgagtgCCTCTAGTAAGTGGAGTGTTCCTCTGTGTGCTGTGCCAGAAATGTTACTAGAATCAGAGACTGGTGTAGAAAATGCAGGCAGATTTGGTGAATTTGACTTGGTGACATAGCGACACCTCCGGTCCGTCCCAGCTCCATCTATTTGGCAGAGCTGATCCAAACGTAAGATAAAAAACTAAATAAGCAAATACATTACAGTGGTGACATGGTAGGATGGCTTTTatgtcaaaattatgttaactaaagcACCCTGCAATTATTTTCATGCACCGATGTTgtatatttactgcagggtatttacttaTTTTGTTGTTTTCTAAGGTTTTGTCTGCTCAGTGACTAGTGTGATCATGCGCCTAGACacgcatgcacaccaacttatatttcagttcatctctttaggttttagTTTCATCTTCAGTACCTGGTAGAGCAcgtttggctgttatgacctgcagtGTGTGTGATGCATAGCCAGACACCAGTTTTCTGGCAGCGTTAATGACAAATCATAGCCTATTCTTCAATGGTCTCCACTAATGTTTTTAGGATTATTGGCCGCGAGCATCTTCTTCAAATCCCAtgaaagattttctatggggttccaGTGAGGTGACTGTGATGGCCACTTCAGAATCTTCCAGGACTTCTCAAACTAAGCCTTGATAGACTTTGAGGCATGTCACGCATAGTCACGTTTTCGCTTAGGATTTCCTGATTTTTTTATTGAATCCATCTACCCTCCACACTCTGCACGTTCTTAGGGCCAGAAGATGCAAAGCAACCGCAAAGCATTGAGTCACCACCATGCTTTATTGTAGGTAGGGTGTTCATTTCAGTGTATGCTTCATTCTTCCTCCTCCAGATCCAAAGGCCAGAAAAGTGCATTTTTTATTTGAATGTTCCACAGAGCAAGAGTCTTAAAACTTCTATGGCTTCTGAATTTTGTTTTGAGCACATATGACCGGACTTTCCTTGTGTTTTTGGGTCAGTAGAGGTGGACATTTGGAGTTTGAGCATGGAGACCTTCACGGTTTAGTGTGTGCCTTATGGCACAGTGAAATGGCAGTATAAATCGGACCGAGATCAGAACATAGTGAATGGACTGACCTGCGGCTGCTCTGACATGAGCGTGACAACTGCATAGAAGCACATGAAGCTGTCACGTTCGGGTGAGCCGCCAGCCAGTTCATGCACTGCATTCTAATCCCGGTCcaatttatatggccgtctgactgtgcAAACTGAGGCCTCAGTGCCTACTGTCATCAGAACTTGCTGGAGAATTCTTTCAGCTACTAGATCATCTGCCTCTCCAGAAAACTGGTGGCAGAAGATAACTTCCTCTTTCTGCCACGTGCAGGTTTCACAGCCAGTGAGTTCCTATAACTTTGAACTTGATTTTCAATGGTATCTATAAAACCTTTCAATGCCTTTGCCATCTTATTTCATCCTTCCCTTGTTTTTGCAAGGTAATCATCACTTCTCAATTTTTTGAACCACTCACTTGAAAACCTATGACGTTTAGTGAGCTGTAAGCCATTATGGGTGGACTAACATTCCTCAGAAATGCTGGTGTTAATGTCTGCAgtaggtcataacagccaaaggtGCTCAATTAAGTACTAAAGTTGCTTGTCATAAAGGGGTTGAATAATTCTAGGACTACAGTAGAAATGTTGTGTTAAACTTGGAAAAAACACTTTTGTTAGTTATACTGAGCTATGAAAATTCTTGTTTCATTGGATTATTGCACGGATGTCAAACTCATATAGACAAtgggccaaaattaaaaacttggataaAGCTGcaagccaaccttgatatttatataaaaaaaaaaacgtctACAATTGAAGAAgtagtttttccttatcaaatataacgatgaacctttaaatatggaaaaaaaacttaaaggggttttcccatgaacaaagtacatttaaaTTAATAAATCTCAAAAGAAAATGAACACCCAATCACAAATGGGGCATGAAGGAATAATATAGTATGTTATGCAAGAGCAGCAAAAGCATATGGCCCGATAgcctaatttaaagggaacctgtcaccaggaatgaCACagataacctgcagatatggtgttAATCTTCAAGTTAACCTCGTCATGATGCTGTCCAGCTCCTGCACAcagcggggagaaaatgatcttcaTTCCCCAGCCAGCATTCGGTATTcaattatgggggggggggggcggcatcgGTTCAGTCACCgctgagtatacagagcagcagctgtaaccgtgTCCCTGGCCctaacactggctctacattgcggcCGGCCGTCAGTCATGCTTCTTTTTTATTGACTAGAACAAACTGACCTAATTGTAGACTGGAAAAGTGGAGATACAATTAGTGATGGATCACAATTAGGGGCCTGAAAAATATTTTCCCCCTAAAAATTGTCATGTTAATCTGAGCTAAACTACATACAACAAAAAGTTGAGCAGAAACACCTTTGCATTTTTACAATGATGTTAACCAAAGACACGAGGAAGAAAAAGCGTTTGTTCGGTAAATCCCATGAGACGCGGCACAACAGATGTGCATGGTTACACTGTGTATCTGTCATCAAAGACAAAGTCAATGAAAGCTAGCGTAAGTACTTCTATTCATAGTATCTCATCTCTATGGACATAACAAAACAAAAAGAGGGAACGGCAATGACCACCTGAAAAATAAATGTAGAGGAAACAGATCCATTTGGAATGAGGCCATAGTGACATAGTCCTATAGGTCTCCAGGGTCGGGACACACACAAGCTTCGAAAATACTTGTCATTCCTGATATTTTTAAGCCAAGGCTGGATAACTCCCAGGTGCAAAGTGGCCAAATTACTGCAGGTGCCAACATTTTAGTTATGTTTTTAATGATGTTCTTATTGCCTGGCAACTAAATAAAAAAAGTCACGCCAATCATGGAGGGTCTGCTATGAGTTGTCCACCCTTGTTGGGGGTATACAGATTCTTCCACTGAAAGACAACACTTATTATATATAAAGGTAAACTCTTAGTCATACAGCCCTTTATTACCCTGATGCGGTGCAGGGAGTTGGTTCATGTGTCCAAATATTATTCTACAATGATATTTCAGAGCGGTGTTTCCCAAGCTCTAGTCCTCACGGCCTCCAACATGTCATGTgttctgtagtgatgagcgaatatactcgttacttgagatttctcgagcatgctcgggggtcctccgaatattttttagtgctcggagatttagtttttcttgcagcagctgaatgatttacatctctcagccagcttgattacatgtggggattccctagcaaccaggcaacccccacatgtacttatgctggctaacagatgtaaatcattcagctgccgtgatgaaaactaaatctccgagcactaaaaaatactcggaggacacccgagcgtgctcaggaaatctcgagtaacgagtatattcgctcgtcactagtgttcaggatttccttagtattgcacaggtgatggaatataTTGCATCAGAAATTGTCTCAAGTTCtcccacctgtgcaatactaaggaaagccTGAAAACAAGATCGATtgggggccatgaggactggagtttgggaaagacTGTTTTAGAGCTCACCTGCGGAGTCAGTGACTGCATGGAGGTCATACAACTGCAAAAGGAGTATTTTGACCATGTCAttaaggcttgtttcacacttccgtcggtagtgTCCCGAGGTACGTTTAGTAAATAGTGTTAAAACAGACGCAACGTGTGCAGTATTTTGAAGGATGCATCGTCTGAATcttgagagagagagatagattctCACTTGGGTATTGATACACCGGGTCAGGTCCCTGTACCTTTGCAGGGTCCCCGgttctctgccagtgctccgcttacactgtttgtctccacagactatctgctacccatTACCTGGCTTACCTGGACGACCTCTGATCTGCCTACTCCAGTTCTGTCTCATCCTGCCATTCAGTTACCCGTACCCCTGGACGTCAGTACCGCCGGAGCCAGCTTCTACCTGTACCCTGGTACCCACCGGTTAGCTCTATGTCTtctgctaaccctgcttgtccgtctATCCCGCTGGGTCAGCTATcacgagtccggggtctaactggaggtagcacccgtgtcccccaggcttCCCATTCTGGCCCTGGTCGAGGGGTCTTaccatgggtgtctggggctcacgtagtcatgcccccttcggagccccctggaCAGTGGCCCCGAGATTCCACTTTAAACTTcattaaaaacgaatgtgaacttcaccatctgtgcctccatttccattcgttacagGCATTCCTGGAATCTGATTCTTTGAGGGCTATTCCTATCTCAGTCATTTATGGCTGactcagacatacagtacatgactATAGACAAGTCACAGGTAACGAGTTTGTTACAGTTAAGTGGGCTTTGCTATTCTACCACTGGCTGTTTATAAGA
This window harbors:
- the TMEM167A gene encoding protein kish-A, which codes for MSAIFNFQSLLTVILLLICTCAYLRAMVPNLLDKNKTGVLGIFWKCARIGERKSPYVAVCCVVMAFSILFMQ